The proteins below are encoded in one region of Flavobacterium sp. IMCC34852:
- a CDS encoding DUF983 domain-containing protein — MLNSLYHIFRNECPNCHKGKVFADKSFFFSFGFPKMHEHCSHCNFKFEKEPGYFFGAMFVNYALTVGQGIITYLIASPFFDKTFDLRIIPIIATVIILLSCFNIRLSRMIWIYMFKNYSM; from the coding sequence TCGAAATGAATGTCCCAATTGTCACAAAGGGAAAGTCTTTGCCGACAAGAGTTTCTTTTTTAGCTTTGGGTTTCCTAAAATGCATGAACACTGTAGTCACTGTAATTTTAAATTTGAAAAAGAACCGGGTTATTTTTTTGGTGCCATGTTTGTCAATTACGCTTTAACAGTTGGACAAGGCATCATCACTTATCTTATTGCGAGTCCGTTTTTTGACAAGACTTTCGATTTGAGAATCATCCCCATTATTGCAACGGTAATTATTTTGCTGAGTTGTTTTAATATTAGGCTTTCGCGGATGATTTGGATTTATATGTTTAAGAATTATTCGATGTAA
- a CDS encoding TonB-dependent receptor family protein — protein sequence MYKYISILALTFTASNLSFAQKTQKDTLNLDEIAISTDALVGSKFKAKNRAGSTYFISPAELKTFNYDDVSRIFRTVPGVSIQEEEGFGLRPNIGMRGTSPNRTEKITVMEDGVLIAPAPYAAPAAYYFPTVNRMQSFEILKGGSQIQYGPYTTGGAVNMVSSQIPGRLSGNFIGSVGQFNTKKTYVNLGDSFKNFGYLVEYNNRNSDGFKTIDNSSKKTGFSGNDYVAKFKINSNPDAKIYQSLTMKLQFSEDLSNETYLGLTQNDFEANPYRRYVGSNEDYIDTEHKQIMLTHLIKPSAGLSFTTKAYRNDFARNWYKLDYVRLGSTKVSINTILEDPNTFQAEYLAITGQNNTVDNALGVKANNRKYEAKGIQTVGNYKFNLGKTANELDFGIRYHEDFEDRFQWVDGYAIQNGSLIQTAFGTPGTDANRIVTAKATAAHALWNLAYDKFTFSPGIRYENIKLISQNYGTNDITRSGANLVETENKTDVWIPGFGILYSHNDSYNFFASAHKGFSPPGTTVGEDAESSFNTEIGIRVNKNRFSGEFIGYYNGFSNLQGSDNMSGGGSGTGDLFNAGKATVKGIELLASYQLLKSKNVELPLTFSYTLTDTKLQSNFNSPIWGTVTNGDEIPYIARNQFALSLGFKYKKWDAALSGKYVDAFRTLAGQGEIAPNAKVDSNFIFDASAKYFLTKKVALMSNIINLFDSKYAVSRVPAGLRPGHPFAINAGIMARF from the coding sequence ATGTATAAATATATTTCCATTTTAGCCCTAACATTTACAGCATCTAACCTTAGTTTTGCACAAAAAACCCAAAAAGACACATTAAACTTAGACGAAATTGCCATTTCTACTGACGCATTAGTAGGAAGTAAATTTAAAGCCAAAAACAGAGCCGGTTCAACCTATTTTATATCACCGGCTGAGTTAAAAACTTTCAATTACGATGATGTTTCAAGAATCTTCAGAACCGTTCCGGGGGTTTCTATACAAGAAGAAGAAGGTTTTGGTTTGCGACCTAATATTGGAATGCGCGGGACCAGTCCGAATCGTACCGAAAAAATCACCGTTATGGAAGACGGTGTGTTGATTGCCCCGGCTCCTTATGCCGCTCCCGCTGCTTATTATTTTCCTACCGTAAATCGCATGCAATCTTTTGAAATCTTGAAAGGTGGTAGTCAAATTCAATACGGTCCTTACACTACAGGTGGTGCCGTTAACATGGTTTCATCTCAAATCCCAGGTAGACTTTCGGGAAACTTCATAGGAAGTGTTGGACAATTTAACACCAAAAAAACTTACGTTAATTTGGGTGATAGTTTTAAAAACTTTGGTTACTTAGTTGAATATAATAATAGAAATTCTGACGGATTTAAAACTATTGACAACAGTTCGAAAAAAACCGGCTTTAGTGGAAATGACTACGTGGCAAAATTCAAAATCAATTCAAATCCGGATGCTAAAATATACCAATCCTTAACCATGAAATTACAATTTTCAGAGGATTTGTCTAACGAAACATACTTAGGATTGACACAAAATGACTTTGAGGCAAATCCATACAGAAGATATGTTGGTTCTAATGAAGATTATATTGATACTGAGCACAAACAAATCATGCTAACACACTTAATCAAACCTTCAGCAGGTTTAAGTTTTACAACAAAAGCATACCGCAATGATTTCGCCAGAAACTGGTACAAACTGGATTATGTTCGTTTGGGTTCAACCAAAGTTTCAATCAATACTATTTTAGAAGACCCAAATACTTTTCAAGCGGAATACTTAGCCATAACCGGACAAAACAACACCGTAGACAACGCTTTGGGCGTAAAAGCCAACAATAGAAAATACGAAGCCAAAGGAATTCAAACAGTTGGGAATTACAAATTCAATTTAGGAAAAACTGCTAATGAACTGGATTTCGGAATTCGTTATCATGAAGATTTTGAAGATCGTTTCCAATGGGTTGACGGCTATGCCATTCAGAATGGAAGCTTAATCCAAACCGCTTTTGGTACACCGGGAACAGACGCCAATCGTATCGTAACTGCTAAAGCAACTGCGGCACATGCATTATGGAATTTAGCTTATGACAAATTTACTTTTAGTCCCGGTATTCGTTATGAAAACATTAAACTAATTTCTCAAAATTATGGCACCAACGATATTACAAGAAGCGGAGCCAATTTGGTTGAAACTGAAAACAAAACCGATGTATGGATTCCGGGGTTTGGTATTTTATATTCACACAATGATTCATATAATTTCTTCGCAAGTGCACACAAAGGTTTCTCACCTCCAGGTACAACTGTTGGAGAAGATGCAGAGAGCAGTTTCAACACTGAAATTGGTATTCGTGTTAATAAAAATCGTTTCTCAGGGGAGTTTATAGGTTACTATAACGGGTTTTCAAATTTACAAGGCTCAGATAATATGTCGGGGGGCGGTTCCGGGACCGGTGATTTATTCAATGCCGGAAAAGCAACCGTAAAAGGAATTGAGTTACTAGCTTCTTATCAATTACTAAAAAGCAAAAACGTTGAACTTCCACTGACTTTTTCTTATACTTTGACTGATACAAAACTTCAATCCAACTTCAACAGTCCAATTTGGGGAACAGTTACCAACGGCGATGAAATACCTTATATCGCAAGGAATCAATTTGCTTTATCTTTAGGCTTTAAATATAAAAAATGGGACGCTGCGCTCAGTGGTAAATATGTAGATGCGTTCAGGACATTGGCCGGTCAAGGAGAGATTGCTCCGAATGCCAAGGTTGACAGTAACTTTATCTTTGATGCTTCTGCTAAATACTTCTTAACAAAAAAAGTAGCTTTGATGAGCAATATTATCAACTTATTCGATAGTAAATATGCTGTTTCCAGAGTTCCTGCCGGCTTGCGTCCGGGACATCCTTTTGCTATCAATGCCGGAATAATGGCGCGATTCTAA
- a CDS encoding PepSY-associated TM helix domain-containing protein encodes MKKVGFKKIIRNIHLWLGLASGSIVFIIAITGCLYAFQEEIQNITEKYRFVEKQNKAFLLPSELEKIARAELPQQSLHAIKYNGQSQSAEAIFFSHDDQNKQNDYYNIIYLNPYTGEILEVANMYSGFFRWVLDGHFYLWLPHEIGQTVIASATLIFLLMLITGLILWYPKNKKAAKQRFWFRWKDGIKWKRKNYDLHNITGFYVMAIALIFAITGLVWGFPWFAYSYYTLIGGEKSLVYGDPISKKEISMTAVEKPLDKVWFLMQKDYPNAQSIEVHPPETDTSSIAANANLNKGTYWKTDYRYFDQYTLQEKEVNHIYGKLANATASDKLIRMNYDIHTGAIVGLPGKVFAFLISLLIASLPITGFLIWHGKRNKRHLN; translated from the coding sequence ATGAAAAAAGTAGGCTTTAAAAAAATCATCAGAAATATCCATCTTTGGTTGGGATTGGCTTCCGGCAGTATTGTTTTTATCATCGCCATAACCGGCTGTTTGTATGCCTTTCAGGAAGAAATTCAGAACATCACCGAGAAGTATCGCTTTGTGGAAAAACAAAACAAGGCGTTCCTCCTACCGTCTGAGTTAGAAAAAATAGCCCGTGCCGAATTGCCGCAGCAATCGCTCCACGCCATCAAATACAATGGTCAGAGTCAGTCGGCAGAAGCCATCTTTTTCAGTCACGACGACCAAAATAAACAAAACGATTATTACAACATCATTTACCTCAATCCGTACACCGGAGAAATTTTGGAAGTTGCCAATATGTATTCGGGCTTTTTTCGATGGGTTTTGGACGGTCATTTTTACCTTTGGTTGCCACATGAAATCGGGCAAACAGTAATTGCTTCGGCAACCTTAATCTTTCTGTTAATGTTAATTACAGGCTTGATTCTTTGGTATCCTAAAAACAAAAAAGCCGCCAAACAACGCTTTTGGTTTCGCTGGAAAGATGGGATAAAATGGAAGCGCAAAAACTACGATTTGCACAATATTACCGGATTTTACGTGATGGCTATCGCTTTGATATTCGCCATTACAGGATTGGTTTGGGGATTTCCGTGGTTTGCTTACAGCTATTATACTTTAATCGGCGGCGAAAAATCGCTAGTTTATGGAGATCCTATTTCTAAAAAAGAAATATCGATGACCGCAGTTGAGAAACCGCTGGATAAAGTGTGGTTCCTCATGCAAAAAGACTATCCCAATGCCCAATCGATTGAAGTGCATCCACCCGAAACCGATACCAGTTCGATTGCTGCTAACGCCAATTTAAACAAAGGCACTTACTGGAAAACAGACTATCGTTATTTTGACCAATATACTTTGCAGGAAAAAGAAGTGAATCACATTTACGGAAAATTAGCTAACGCTACAGCTTCAGACAAACTAATCCGTATGAACTATGACATCCACACCGGAGCTATAGTAGGTTTACCGGGAAAAGTTTTTGCCTTTTTGATTAGTTTGTTGATTGCGAGTTTGCCTATCACAGGCTTTCTAATTTGGCATGGAAAAAGAAATAAAAGACACCTAAATTAG
- a CDS encoding TonB-dependent siderophore receptor: MKEITILATAFLVSMASFGQETKKDTINALKEVEINTNKYKYKREKSTTVSKMPLNNIENPQVYNTVTSELLKEQVVTNFNDALKNATGVTRLWESTGRGGDGAEFYTLRGFSVQPTMVNGLPGINNGSIDPINVDNIEIIKGPSGTLFGSSLISYGGLINIVTKKPHQNFTGEIGYNAGTYGMDRITADVNVPLNKDVAVRITSAYQNENSFQDAGFSKSIFVAPSLSYKVNDKLSFLINTEFTNRTSANAPMIFLSRYSPLSFSSIDLFEQNYKKSYTSNELTISNPTFNLQAQMLYKLSDNWTSQTVLSRSNSKTDGYYSYLWDSANGDEFTRYISKRNGQTLGTDIQQNFIGDFKIGGLRNRMVIGVDFYAQNILNASNNWVGAGTISLVNQTDSGAANLTQAGIDNLLAGSFEPNSDTESQVVSAYVSDVINITNKLSVMASLRVDEFRGKTSAYAAEEVKSQIAVSPKFGAVYQIIENKVSVFGNYMNGFKNIEPGQRADGPTNTVATTFDPEQANQYEFGLKTNLYKEIISASLSYYDINVKNRLMADATNPNASVQGGEVESKGVELSVTVNPIKGFNIIGGYSYNDSEVTKDNTDSGYLGLRPEEAGPKTLVNLWANYFFTEGKLKGFGLGIGGNHASEHKTLNRSNIGTFALPDYTILNSALSYNNDKFNITLKVNNLFNEKYYTGWSTVTPQRLRSLTAGLTYKF, from the coding sequence ATGAAAGAGATAACAATCCTAGCTACTGCTTTTTTAGTGTCGATGGCATCTTTTGGACAAGAAACCAAAAAAGATACCATCAATGCTTTAAAAGAAGTTGAAATCAACACCAACAAATACAAGTACAAGAGAGAGAAAAGCACAACAGTCTCCAAAATGCCTCTCAACAACATCGAGAATCCGCAAGTGTACAATACCGTTACGAGCGAATTGCTGAAAGAACAAGTAGTCACCAACTTTAACGACGCTTTGAAAAATGCCACCGGAGTAACTCGTCTTTGGGAATCCACCGGTCGTGGCGGCGATGGTGCCGAATTTTACACCTTGAGAGGATTTTCGGTACAGCCTACTATGGTGAACGGATTGCCGGGCATCAATAATGGAAGCATCGACCCGATTAATGTCGACAATATCGAAATCATCAAAGGTCCGTCGGGAACTTTATTTGGCAGCAGTTTAATTTCTTACGGTGGTTTAATCAATATCGTAACTAAAAAACCGCACCAAAACTTCACCGGTGAAATCGGCTACAATGCCGGAACTTACGGTATGGACCGCATTACAGCCGATGTCAATGTGCCTCTGAATAAAGATGTTGCAGTGCGCATTACTTCGGCTTACCAAAACGAAAACTCTTTTCAAGATGCCGGATTTTCTAAATCCATTTTCGTAGCGCCATCATTAAGCTATAAGGTAAACGATAAGCTATCATTTTTAATTAATACGGAATTCACCAACAGAACTTCGGCCAATGCACCCATGATTTTCTTGAGTCGTTACTCACCTCTATCATTCAGTTCAATCGACTTATTCGAACAGAATTATAAAAAATCATACACTTCAAACGAATTGACAATCAGCAATCCGACCTTCAATTTACAAGCGCAAATGCTTTACAAATTGTCGGACAACTGGACTTCGCAAACCGTTTTATCCAGAAGCAACAGCAAAACCGATGGGTATTACTCCTATTTATGGGATTCGGCCAACGGTGATGAATTTACCCGATATATTTCTAAAAGAAACGGGCAAACCTTAGGCACCGACATTCAGCAAAATTTTATTGGTGATTTCAAAATTGGCGGTTTGAGAAACCGAATGGTTATTGGTGTGGATTTTTACGCTCAAAATATTCTAAACGCCAGTAATAACTGGGTAGGCGCCGGAACGATTTCTTTGGTCAACCAAACTGATTCGGGTGCAGCCAATTTGACTCAAGCCGGTATCGACAACTTATTGGCCGGAAGTTTTGAACCTAATTCGGATACCGAATCGCAAGTGGTGAGTGCTTATGTATCAGATGTTATCAATATTACCAATAAACTATCGGTAATGGCGAGTTTGCGTGTGGATGAATTCAGAGGTAAAACTTCAGCTTATGCAGCTGAGGAAGTGAAAAGTCAGATTGCAGTTTCACCCAAATTCGGAGCCGTGTATCAAATTATTGAAAACAAAGTGTCGGTTTTCGGGAATTACATGAATGGTTTTAAAAATATCGAACCCGGACAAAGAGCTGACGGACCAACCAATACTGTAGCCACTACTTTCGATCCGGAACAAGCCAACCAATACGAATTCGGTTTGAAAACCAATTTGTACAAAGAAATTATTTCCGCTTCCCTAAGCTATTACGACATCAACGTTAAAAATCGACTAATGGCCGATGCTACTAATCCGAATGCTTCTGTACAAGGTGGTGAAGTAGAAAGTAAAGGAGTAGAATTGAGTGTAACGGTAAACCCAATTAAAGGTTTCAACATTATCGGTGGTTACAGTTACAATGACAGCGAAGTAACTAAAGACAATACCGATAGCGGCTATTTAGGCTTACGTCCGGAAGAAGCCGGTCCGAAAACCTTAGTAAATTTGTGGGCCAATTACTTCTTTACTGAAGGAAAATTGAAAGGTTTTGGTTTGGGAATCGGCGGGAACCATGCGAGCGAGCACAAAACTTTGAACAGATCCAATATCGGGACTTTTGCCTTACCGGATTACACTATCTTGAACTCGGCGCTATCCTATAACAACGATAAATTCAACATTACTTTAAAAGTGAACAATTTGTTCAACGAAAAATATTATACCGGTTGGTCAACCGTTACACCGCAACGTTTGAGAAGTTTAACCGCCGGATTAACGTATAAATTTTAA
- a CDS encoding DUF6265 family protein yields MKVIKPFLLIASLTLLVSCQNKSDKQFEKLEKMNWLIGQWENTTPEGYLTETWSKTNDSTFLGQTYFIINKKDTVHNESIVLTQVNDDLIYRPTVKGQNNDEPVDFKLTSEVENVFSFENPKHDYPQKIVYKKVNDKSLIATITGKQQGKTSTESYPMQKK; encoded by the coding sequence ATGAAAGTTATAAAACCATTTTTATTGATAGCCTCTTTAACCCTATTGGTGAGTTGCCAAAACAAATCCGACAAACAATTTGAAAAACTCGAAAAAATGAATTGGCTTATTGGCCAATGGGAAAATACAACTCCGGAAGGTTATTTAACCGAAACTTGGAGCAAAACTAATGACAGTACTTTTTTGGGTCAAACCTATTTTATCATCAATAAAAAAGACACAGTACACAACGAAAGTATAGTGTTGACCCAAGTTAATGATGACTTGATTTATCGCCCAACTGTAAAAGGACAAAACAACGACGAGCCGGTAGATTTCAAACTCACTTCAGAAGTTGAAAATGTTTTCTCCTTCGAAAATCCGAAACACGATTATCCTCAAAAAATTGTGTATAAAAAAGTAAACGATAAATCGTTAATCGCCACTATTACCGGAAAACAACAAGGTAAAACCAGTACTGAAAGCTATCCTATGCAAAAAAAATAA
- a CDS encoding HPP family protein: MPIKKIRRSYRKTRYILYRETLIDAKEHFWAFIGSFIGIGIIAYLQSQTLPDSDVVYLIGSFGASSVLVYGLINSPLAQPRNLIGGHLVSALIGVTVQKLAPDVLWITAPLAVSLSIVMMQITKTLHPPGGATALIAVTGSAELKNLGYWYVLSPVFIGTLILIFVALFFNNITSNRRYPTDKRFNAIRNKIPFFPSYDDKN, encoded by the coding sequence ATGCCGATAAAAAAGATTAGAAGAAGTTATCGAAAAACACGTTATATTCTGTACCGAGAAACACTAATAGATGCCAAAGAACATTTTTGGGCTTTTATCGGTTCGTTTATCGGAATTGGTATCATTGCTTATTTGCAATCCCAAACCTTACCCGACAGTGATGTTGTTTATCTGATTGGTTCTTTTGGCGCCTCAAGTGTTTTGGTTTATGGCTTAATAAACAGTCCGCTGGCTCAACCGCGCAATTTGATTGGCGGTCATTTAGTTTCGGCTCTTATTGGAGTAACTGTACAAAAATTAGCCCCCGACGTTTTGTGGATTACAGCGCCTTTAGCAGTGTCGTTATCCATTGTTATGATGCAAATCACCAAAACATTACATCCGCCCGGTGGTGCTACAGCCCTGATTGCAGTAACCGGTTCGGCTGAACTTAAAAACTTGGGCTATTGGTATGTATTATCACCGGTATTCATAGGTACTTTAATTCTGATATTTGTGGCTTTATTTTTTAACAACATCACTTCAAACAGAAGGTATCCTACAGATAAGCGTTTCAATGCTATCAGGAATAAAATTCCCTTTTTTCCCAGTTATGACGATAAAAACTAG
- a CDS encoding chloride channel protein, whose protein sequence is MNSFSKTKANFTLIIISKLLIAALLIGLLSSFLAISLKQSTEYFEKAFFLKAEGNWIYLLFFPTIGLTLIYFLRQYLFKQKANKGITEIFDVTQSKSKNLPLYKIPSHFINGLLTVVFGGSTGIEVSTVVATAAIGNTAQRKEKVLSRYKTELICAGITAGITILFGSPIAGLLFSAEVITKKINRVFITTNGIALMVALAILSILDEKPLFHVAITTWHLKAIPYFIVLGLLAGLHSVYLTKSVLFFKSLFRQQSHWQKILFGGVILSICLILYPELYGDGYHAIESIFSESGQVITSTLTLIGIILLKPLITSATLVAGGDGGVFAPSLFIGAFLGFLTATLLNTFFATDVIVINFVILGMSAVLSASIHAPFTALFLVCGMIADYTLFFPLLLVCFVAKYAAKMVFPYNVYNYSATQ, encoded by the coding sequence ATGAATTCATTTTCAAAAACCAAAGCAAACTTTACCCTTATTATCATCAGCAAACTATTAATAGCTGCCCTTTTAATTGGATTGCTCTCTTCCTTTTTAGCGATTTCCTTAAAACAATCTACCGAGTATTTTGAAAAAGCCTTCTTTTTGAAAGCGGAGGGAAATTGGATATACTTGTTATTCTTTCCAACTATCGGTCTGACACTTATCTATTTCCTACGTCAGTATTTGTTTAAGCAAAAAGCTAATAAAGGCATTACTGAAATTTTTGATGTTACCCAATCAAAATCCAAAAATTTACCGTTGTATAAAATCCCTTCTCATTTTATAAACGGACTGTTGACGGTTGTCTTTGGTGGTTCTACAGGAATAGAAGTTTCTACGGTTGTAGCCACGGCTGCGATTGGCAATACAGCCCAACGCAAAGAAAAAGTTTTAAGCCGATACAAAACCGAACTCATTTGTGCCGGAATTACCGCCGGTATTACGATTCTTTTCGGCAGTCCGATAGCCGGCCTCTTATTTTCTGCGGAAGTGATTACCAAAAAGATCAATCGGGTTTTCATTACAACAAATGGAATTGCTTTGATGGTTGCCTTGGCTATTTTATCGATACTGGATGAAAAACCTTTATTTCACGTAGCCATCACCACTTGGCATTTGAAAGCGATTCCGTATTTTATTGTATTGGGATTATTGGCCGGTTTGCATTCGGTGTATTTAACCAAATCGGTATTGTTTTTTAAATCGCTATTCCGTCAACAATCGCATTGGCAAAAAATACTTTTCGGCGGTGTTATACTCAGTATCTGTTTAATACTTTATCCGGAATTGTATGGCGATGGTTATCATGCGATAGAATCAATTTTTTCAGAATCCGGTCAGGTCATTACTTCGACACTAACATTAATTGGCATTATCCTTTTAAAACCGTTAATTACATCAGCCACATTAGTGGCCGGAGGCGACGGCGGCGTATTTGCACCTAGTTTATTTATAGGTGCCTTTTTGGGATTTTTAACCGCAACCCTTTTGAACACTTTTTTCGCTACTGATGTCATTGTGATTAATTTTGTGATTTTGGGAATGTCTGCTGTACTGAGTGCCAGTATCCATGCGCCTTTTACGGCTTTATTTTTGGTGTGCGGCATGATTGCTGATTACACCTTGTTTTTTCCCTTATTGCTGGTTTGTTTTGTAGCAAAATACGCGGCCAAGATGGTTTTTCCTTACAATGTTTATAATTATTCCGCTACTCAATAA
- the prfA gene encoding peptide chain release factor 1, with amino-acid sequence MLERLQYVKQRFDEISDLIIQPDVIADQKRYVQLNQEYKTLKALMDKREELINVTGNIDEANEIIADGSDAEMVEMAKMQLDEAKERLPQLEEEIKFMLIPKDPEDAKNVMVEIRAGTGGDEASIFAGDLYRMYTKYCEGRGWRTSVVDMNEGTSGGFKEVIFEVTGEDVYGTLKFEAGVHRVQRVPQTETQGRVHTSAATVMVLPEAEEFDVQIDMNDVRIDFFCSSGPGGQSVNTTKSAVRMTHIPTGLVAQCQDEKSQHKNKDKALTVLRSRLYEMELAKKQEEDAKKRNSQVSSGDRSAKIRTYNYAQGRITDHRIGLSIFDLDGFMNGNLQKMIDELQLVANTEKLKESEVF; translated from the coding sequence ATGTTAGAGAGATTACAATATGTAAAACAGCGCTTCGACGAGATTTCGGATTTGATTATTCAGCCCGATGTAATTGCCGATCAAAAGCGTTACGTACAGTTAAATCAGGAATACAAAACCTTGAAAGCCCTTATGGATAAACGTGAGGAGCTGATCAACGTGACCGGAAATATAGATGAAGCCAACGAAATTATAGCCGATGGCTCGGATGCCGAAATGGTAGAAATGGCTAAAATGCAGTTGGATGAAGCCAAAGAGCGTTTGCCGCAATTGGAAGAAGAAATCAAGTTCATGCTTATCCCGAAAGATCCGGAAGACGCCAAGAACGTGATGGTGGAAATTCGTGCCGGTACCGGTGGTGATGAAGCTTCCATTTTTGCGGGTGACTTGTACCGTATGTACACCAAATACTGTGAAGGTCGCGGTTGGAGAACTTCGGTGGTCGACATGAACGAAGGAACTTCCGGCGGTTTTAAAGAGGTGATTTTTGAAGTGACCGGAGAAGACGTTTACGGAACCTTGAAATTCGAAGCCGGTGTTCACCGCGTGCAACGCGTACCGCAAACGGAAACCCAAGGAAGAGTTCATACTTCAGCAGCCACCGTTATGGTGTTGCCGGAAGCCGAAGAATTCGACGTGCAAATCGACATGAACGATGTGCGTATCGACTTTTTCTGTTCCTCAGGACCGGGCGGACAATCGGTAAATACTACCAAATCGGCCGTGCGTATGACGCATATTCCTACCGGATTGGTAGCCCAATGTCAGGACGAAAAATCACAACATAAAAACAAAGACAAAGCTTTAACCGTATTGCGTTCGCGTTTGTACGAAATGGAATTGGCCAAAAAGCAAGAGGAAGATGCTAAAAAGCGTAACTCTCAAGTAAGTAGTGGTGACCGTTCGGCCAAAATCCGCACCTACAATTATGCGCAAGGTAGAATTACCGACCACAGAATTGGGTTGAGTATTTTTGACCTAGACGGCTTTATGAATGGTAACCTTCAAAAAATGATTGACGAACTTCAATTGGTTGCCAATACTGAAAAATTAAAAGAAAGTGAAGTTTTCTAA
- a CDS encoding lmo0937 family membrane protein → MQNLLYTIAVVLVILWFLGFLVYNVGSIIHILLVIAVIAILLRIIKGKEI, encoded by the coding sequence ATGCAAAATTTATTATATACCATAGCGGTAGTTTTAGTGATACTTTGGTTTTTGGGTTTCCTGGTTTATAATGTAGGTTCCATCATCCATATCCTATTGGTCATTGCAGTAATTGCTATCTTACTAAGAATCATAAAAGGAAAAGAGATATAG